The genomic window ACGCCAAGGACGACGGACTCTATCCGAAGGACCTGGTCCAGCAGGCGCACGTCAATGCAATGCTCCATTTCGAGTCCGGTGTGCTTTTTGCCCGCTTACGCTGGATTCTGGAACCGGTCTTCTACTGGGGCCAGACGGAGGTACCACAGGAGAagctcgattcgattcagaAGGCTTACGATCTGCTCGAAGGCTCGCTGGCTTCCGCTGGTACGGACTATCTGGTAGGCAGCAAAATAACGCTGGCCGACGTCAGTGTCTCGACGTCCCTCTGCACGCTGAACGCACTGTTCCCGGTCGATGCCACCAAGTAcccgacggtggtggcttACCTGGCAAGACTCGAGAAAAACCTCCCGCACTACAAGGACATAAACACCGATCGTGCCAACGAGGCGCTACAACTGTACAACCAGAAAGTGGGCAAGGCATAAGCAACGGTGATGCTGGCCGATTTGTATTTACGTTTTATGAAGCGGCCGTCTGAACGGCGCTAGGAATAAAACCGAGAGAagcatttgcataaatcgACGGGGAAACGTATTTTGTTGTTCGCGGCGGCGATCACAAATACTGCGCCGCGTTGGCTTCCTTTTTCCCTAGCACGAACTGTGCCAACTCGGTCGCACCGGTACCGTTCGTCTCCTCGTAGTACGGTAGCTCCTTCATGCGCGAGATCCATCGAGTGATTTTGGGGAACTTTTCCTCCTCCAGTGCCACAACGCCTACCAGTGAGGAGATGCTGGAGATGCAGCTAAAGTCGGCGATCGTCAGGTCGCTGCCGACGAGGTAGTCATCCACAAGGGTGTCTTCGAGCAAACGGTACGCCTTCCGGATGTGTTCCACGCGGTCTGAGTGGAAGTATGATTTGCCCGAGTAGATCACTGGTTCctgcgaagcgagcgaagcgaGAGTATTGCAGAGCGACTTGTTGGGGCCACTTTGGGGCCGCTACTGACGAATAGAAAACTTAGCCGCGAAAAGATCACGCCCGAATCAAGGTGGAGGGAAGTGTGGACGCGGGCACGCTTCACTATATCGGCCGGGTAGAGCCGATCGTCCGGACCGTATTTGCAAACGAGGTAGATCATGATGGCGtggctggcgatgatgatcgtgcCGCCATCATCCAGCACCGGTATCGTGTGCTGTGGGCTAACCTAAAATGAGGTTCGGTCGGGCCAGCATAAGTTAACAGCGAAAAATCGGAAGCAGCCACCGGATCGTCACCACCTTCAAGAACTCTTCCATCAGCTTATCACCACGCACCAGGGTCATTTCTTTCTCGATCAACTCGAGTCCGAGGGCACGGGCCGTCAGTCTCACCGCCCGACAGGGTGGGCTTTTCTTATTTGTGTACAACACCAACGTAGTAGCCATTGACTCGGCCGGATACTGACGGGTTCCGAACGATCTTCCGATCTTCACTGCGATCTTAGGCGCAAGCGCATCTGCTGAGGGAGCGAATTTGCTGAGCTCC from Anopheles bellator unplaced genomic scaffold, idAnoBellAS_SP24_06.2 scaffold02091_ctg1, whole genome shotgun sequence includes these protein-coding regions:
- the LOC131214725 gene encoding glutathione S-transferase 1-like, which produces MATTLVLYTNKKSPPCRAVRLTARALGLELIEKEMTLVRGDKLMEEFLKVSPQHTIPVLDDGGTIIIASHAIMIYLVCKYGPDDRLYPADIVKRARVHTSLHLDSGVIFSRLSFLFEPVIYSGKSYFHSDRVEHIRKAYRLLEDTLVDDYLVGSDLTIADFSCISSISSLVGVVALEEEKFPKITRWISRMKELPYYEETNGTGATELAQFVLGKKEANAAQYL
- the LOC131214723 gene encoding glutathione S-transferase 1-like yields the protein KDDGLYPKDLVQQAHVNAMLHFESGVLFARLRWILEPVFYWGQTEVPQEKLDSIQKAYDLLEGSLASAGTDYLVGSKITLADVSVSTSLCTLNALFPVDATKYPTVVAYLARLEKNLPHYKDINTDRANEALQLYNQKVGKA